The following are from one region of the Microbacterium sp. cx-55 genome:
- a CDS encoding phosphatase PAP2 family protein: MTRISARRRAAAVTATALAGALAFGIAAPAHAAGTDPIAPHPDAWGRYYVDAWATNTTANTSPETNAAIGLLTPMLDYWTPEVPPTAAFDASGRFIPDSVGTVKNATVLDANIAEAARITAARTPEQAAAAYRYDRRNQNYSAVQGLGPWADAFRTGTNAGTTIPDEIPADATTVKYDDKGNANGAWADETSTYGPMVALVNQFRNSSASTNPSKAYYNYARPFRWSTDVQVLPTLIPAKQPDANALSDGGYPSGHTNAAYLATLALAYAAPERFQELLTSASDIGNSRIVAGMHSPGDVIGGRIMATAVAAAALNQPANADKMAAARTAAEALLATPGVGADAYADHAGNEKLYADRLTYGLPRVGDTTRPVVVPKGAEVLLASRLPYLTADQRRWVLQSTGLGSGYALLDDAEGWGRLNLYAAADGYSAFDTDVSVDMDAAQGGFSAADSWRNDIEGAGSLTKSGTGALTLTGDNTFTGGTTVNGGTLAAASADALGTGLVSVEGGTLTESATAPVQIGGDLTLAPTSTLELTVEGPAPALVVAGTASVDGTAKISFANGTVPSDDTVIATFGRVGAGTSFDAVQVDGLPAGYTPALRITDGALHLVNTTPAVGSLTAGTPAVGGTPVVGQTLTATPGAWTPTPVTFGYQWFRGSAAIAGATSADYTVGFADVGQTLSVEVTGSKSGYVPQTRTATASGIATAVVTLDDASVTAGDRVTVSGAGFAPGETVGIELRSTPVQVGTAVVGPTGAFIVSITIPVNIPAGAHTIVVTGATSAVTASAPLTVAAAPGIAALAATGGTAPLLLVPFLAGGLLLTGAAMVIVRRRMRRA, from the coding sequence ATGACCCGCATTTCTGCGCGCCGCCGCGCCGCCGCCGTGACGGCGACCGCGCTCGCCGGCGCTCTGGCCTTCGGCATCGCCGCGCCGGCGCACGCCGCCGGGACCGACCCGATCGCTCCGCATCCTGACGCATGGGGACGGTACTACGTCGACGCGTGGGCCACGAACACCACCGCGAACACTTCGCCCGAGACGAACGCGGCGATCGGTCTGCTGACGCCCATGCTCGATTACTGGACGCCCGAGGTGCCGCCGACGGCCGCGTTCGACGCGAGCGGGCGGTTCATCCCCGACAGCGTCGGCACCGTGAAGAACGCCACCGTGCTGGATGCGAACATCGCCGAGGCCGCGCGGATCACCGCGGCGCGCACTCCCGAGCAGGCCGCCGCCGCCTACCGCTACGACCGGCGCAACCAGAACTACTCCGCGGTGCAGGGCCTCGGGCCCTGGGCGGATGCGTTCCGCACCGGCACGAACGCGGGCACGACCATCCCCGACGAGATCCCGGCCGACGCGACGACGGTCAAATACGACGACAAGGGCAACGCCAACGGAGCGTGGGCCGACGAGACCTCGACCTACGGGCCGATGGTCGCGCTCGTGAACCAGTTCCGCAACTCGTCCGCGTCGACCAACCCGTCCAAGGCGTACTACAACTACGCGCGCCCGTTCCGGTGGAGCACCGACGTGCAGGTGCTGCCGACGCTGATTCCGGCGAAGCAGCCCGACGCCAACGCGCTGAGCGACGGCGGCTACCCCAGCGGCCACACGAACGCGGCGTATCTCGCGACCCTGGCGCTGGCGTATGCGGCGCCCGAGCGGTTCCAGGAACTGCTCACCAGCGCGTCCGACATCGGCAACAGCCGCATCGTCGCCGGAATGCACTCGCCGGGCGACGTGATCGGCGGGCGCATCATGGCGACCGCCGTCGCTGCCGCCGCCCTCAACCAGCCGGCCAACGCCGACAAGATGGCGGCCGCGCGGACCGCCGCCGAGGCGCTGCTGGCGACCCCCGGTGTCGGGGCCGACGCCTACGCCGACCACGCCGGCAACGAGAAGCTCTACGCGGATCGGCTCACCTATGGCCTGCCGCGGGTGGGTGACACGACCCGCCCGGTCGTCGTGCCGAAGGGCGCCGAGGTGCTGCTCGCGTCGCGTCTGCCGTACCTCACGGCTGACCAGCGCCGGTGGGTGCTGCAGTCGACGGGGCTGGGCTCCGGCTACGCGCTGCTCGACGACGCCGAAGGATGGGGACGCCTGAACCTGTACGCGGCGGCCGATGGCTACAGCGCCTTCGACACCGACGTCTCGGTCGACATGGATGCGGCGCAGGGCGGTTTCAGCGCGGCCGACTCGTGGCGGAACGACATCGAGGGCGCGGGTTCGCTCACGAAGTCCGGCACCGGTGCGCTCACCCTGACCGGCGACAACACGTTCACCGGCGGCACGACGGTGAACGGCGGCACGCTGGCCGCCGCATCCGCCGACGCGCTCGGCACCGGCTTGGTCTCGGTCGAGGGCGGCACGCTCACGGAATCCGCGACGGCGCCCGTGCAGATCGGCGGCGACCTGACGCTTGCCCCGACCAGCACGCTCGAGCTGACGGTCGAGGGACCTGCGCCCGCGCTCGTCGTGGCGGGCACCGCATCCGTCGACGGAACGGCGAAGATCTCGTTCGCGAACGGCACGGTGCCGAGCGACGACACCGTCATCGCGACCTTCGGGCGCGTGGGTGCGGGCACGAGCTTCGACGCGGTGCAGGTCGACGGCCTGCCAGCCGGGTACACCCCCGCGCTCCGGATCACGGATGGTGCGCTGCACCTCGTGAACACGACGCCCGCCGTCGGGTCGCTGACGGCCGGAACCCCCGCCGTCGGCGGCACTCCGGTCGTGGGGCAGACCCTGACCGCGACGCCCGGTGCCTGGACGCCGACGCCCGTGACATTCGGGTACCAGTGGTTCCGCGGCTCCGCCGCGATCGCGGGCGCGACCTCGGCGGACTACACCGTCGGCTTCGCCGATGTGGGCCAGACGCTGAGCGTCGAAGTGACCGGGTCGAAGAGCGGATATGTGCCGCAGACCCGGACGGCGACCGCATCCGGAATCGCCACCGCCGTCGTCACGCTCGATGACGCGAGCGTCACCGCGGGCGACCGCGTGACGGTGTCGGGAGCGGGCTTCGCGCCCGGCGAGACCGTCGGTATCGAGCTGCGATCGACGCCCGTCCAGGTCGGAACGGCCGTCGTCGGACCGACCGGGGCGTTCATCGTGAGCATCACGATCCCGGTGAACATCCCGGCCGGGGCGCACACGATCGTGGTGACGGGTGCGACGAGTGCGGTCACCGCATCCGCTCCGCTCACCGTCGCCGCTGCACCGGGCATCGCCGCGCTCGCCGCCACGGGTGGCACCGCGCCGCTCCTGTTGGTGCCGTTCCTCGCGGGCGGGCTGCTGCTGACGGGCGCGGCCATGGTCATCGTGCGTCGCCGGATGCGGCGCGCCTGA
- a CDS encoding GMC family oxidoreductase: protein MPIVHAPAAGYDVLVVGGGAAGCVLAARLSEDPARRVLLVEAGPDHRGIREVLDAAHWDAMIGGPYDYGYRSTPTPHVLGRALAMPRGRVLGGSSSTNAMLWYRGNRADYDAWADAGATGWGYDDLLPFFRRSEARPGGDPAYRGLDGPMRVGPLADVHPIADALIAATAERGLPVLEDANAADNEGAVYADYNAIVGEDGAFERWSTARGYLEPALGRENLDVLVGSPVHALVLDGDRVTGIRHLVDGTLRETSAAQVVLAAGALDTPRLLQLSGIGDATRLAAAGIRSRHHLPGVGENFQDHPLILGMNFRARASLGPVIGNGGGAMLNWRSTHADTGPDLHAVIAHGSRGDEKLHAAHDLTGGRVFAIVPGLYRSRSVGWVRVRSADPDAAADLHPNYLADPTDLAAMVEAVDAVHDLVATQAYSELAEGPITPPHGLAHADKVRFVRENIGTFFHCSGTARIGTDDLAVVDPGLRVRGLSGLWVADASVMPSIPTCNTQAPTVAIAERAAELLTAP, encoded by the coding sequence ATGCCGATCGTGCACGCGCCCGCCGCCGGCTATGACGTGCTCGTCGTCGGCGGCGGCGCGGCGGGATGCGTTCTCGCCGCCCGCCTCTCCGAGGATCCGGCGCGGCGCGTGCTGCTCGTGGAGGCGGGGCCCGACCATCGCGGCATCCGGGAGGTGCTCGACGCGGCGCACTGGGATGCGATGATCGGCGGCCCGTACGACTACGGGTACCGATCCACTCCCACGCCGCACGTGCTCGGGCGGGCGCTCGCGATGCCCCGCGGCCGCGTGCTCGGCGGCTCGTCCTCCACGAACGCGATGCTCTGGTACCGCGGCAACCGCGCCGACTACGACGCGTGGGCGGATGCGGGTGCCACCGGCTGGGGCTACGACGACCTGCTGCCCTTCTTCCGCCGCTCCGAGGCGCGGCCGGGCGGCGACCCCGCATACCGGGGGCTCGACGGTCCGATGCGGGTCGGTCCGCTCGCGGACGTGCATCCCATCGCCGACGCGCTGATCGCCGCGACGGCCGAACGCGGCCTGCCGGTGCTCGAGGACGCCAATGCGGCCGACAACGAGGGCGCCGTGTACGCGGATTACAACGCGATCGTCGGGGAGGACGGGGCGTTCGAACGCTGGAGCACCGCCCGCGGATACCTCGAACCGGCCCTCGGCCGAGAGAACCTCGACGTGCTCGTGGGCAGCCCGGTGCACGCCCTCGTGCTCGACGGCGACCGGGTGACCGGCATCCGGCACCTCGTCGACGGCACGCTCCGCGAGACCTCCGCCGCGCAGGTCGTGCTGGCGGCGGGCGCGCTCGACACCCCGCGGCTGCTGCAGCTGTCCGGCATCGGCGACGCGACGCGGCTCGCGGCGGCCGGCATCCGTTCCCGGCATCACCTGCCGGGCGTCGGCGAGAACTTCCAGGACCACCCGCTGATCCTCGGCATGAACTTCCGTGCACGGGCGTCGCTCGGGCCCGTGATCGGCAATGGCGGCGGCGCGATGCTCAACTGGCGGAGCACCCACGCCGACACCGGACCCGACCTGCACGCGGTCATCGCCCACGGGTCGCGGGGCGATGAGAAGCTGCACGCCGCGCACGACCTGACGGGCGGCCGCGTGTTCGCGATCGTGCCCGGGCTGTACCGTTCGCGGAGCGTCGGATGGGTGCGGGTGCGGTCAGCGGATCCGGATGCGGCCGCCGACCTGCACCCGAACTACCTCGCCGACCCGACCGACCTCGCCGCGATGGTCGAGGCGGTCGACGCCGTGCACGACCTCGTCGCGACGCAGGCGTACAGCGAGCTCGCGGAGGGCCCGATCACGCCGCCGCACGGGTTGGCGCACGCGGACAAGGTGCGGTTCGTGCGCGAGAACATCGGCACGTTCTTCCACTGCTCGGGCACGGCGCGCATCGGCACCGACGACCTCGCGGTCGTGGATCCTGGCCTGCGGGTGCGGGGACTGTCGGGCCTCTGGGTCGCAGATGCCTCGGTGATGCCGTCGATCCCGACCTGCAACACGCAGGCCCCGACGGTGGCGATCGCCGAGCGCGCCGCCGAGCTCCTCACCGCGCCCTGA
- a CDS encoding thiamine pyrophosphate-dependent enzyme, whose protein sequence is MSYSRFEAMRMLGARLSDELVILSLGGAVDEWYNAAPHMRDASLFQQQLGCVTPEAFGLAVGLPHRRIVSLDTDGGLLFNLGILATLGNERPANLFVVVWDNEQYQSIGGPATHTAKGRVDLAAIARGAGVEKAFTAETLEEFDAHCAAGLAASEPYIVVAKTDGILEPGIGRKHSDGREDKYIFVRHVEKTEGITIMGPSEHN, encoded by the coding sequence ATGAGTTACAGCAGATTCGAGGCCATGCGGATGCTGGGCGCCCGGCTCTCCGACGAGCTCGTCATCCTCTCCCTCGGCGGCGCCGTCGACGAGTGGTACAACGCGGCACCGCACATGCGGGACGCGAGCCTCTTCCAGCAGCAGCTCGGCTGCGTGACCCCGGAAGCCTTCGGGCTCGCGGTCGGTCTGCCGCACCGGCGCATCGTGTCGCTCGACACCGACGGCGGACTCCTGTTCAACCTCGGCATCCTCGCGACCCTCGGCAACGAGCGGCCCGCGAACCTGTTCGTGGTGGTCTGGGACAACGAGCAGTACCAGTCGATCGGAGGGCCCGCGACCCACACGGCGAAGGGGCGCGTCGACCTCGCCGCGATCGCTCGCGGCGCGGGAGTCGAGAAGGCGTTCACCGCCGAGACCCTGGAAGAGTTCGACGCGCACTGCGCGGCCGGGCTCGCCGCATCCGAGCCCTACATCGTCGTCGCGAAGACCGACGGCATCCTCGAGCCCGGCATCGGGCGCAAGCACTCCGACGGCCGCGAAGACAAGTACATCTTCGTGCGCCACGTCGAGAAGACCGAGGGCATAACCATCATGGGACCGAGCGAGCACAACTGA
- a CDS encoding thiamine pyrophosphate-binding protein has product MRADAVEAVIRGLKRAGVSVATYLPDSLLKELYPALDADADIRTIPVTNEGEGAAIAGGVFLSGKRAVLVMENSGLRAATEHLARMGFGAGIPVVMIMSYRGELGENNWWAIPHGITMEPLLQTLRTPYRIVREVDEIEQAVVDAYETAYASYHHAAIVLGGGLVR; this is encoded by the coding sequence ATGAGAGCTGACGCCGTCGAGGCGGTGATCCGGGGCCTGAAACGGGCCGGGGTCAGCGTCGCCACCTACCTGCCGGATTCGCTCCTGAAGGAGCTCTATCCGGCGCTGGATGCGGATGCCGACATCCGCACCATCCCCGTCACGAACGAGGGCGAAGGTGCCGCGATCGCCGGCGGCGTGTTCCTCTCCGGCAAACGTGCCGTGCTCGTGATGGAGAACTCCGGCCTCCGCGCCGCCACCGAGCACCTCGCCCGGATGGGGTTCGGCGCCGGCATCCCGGTCGTCATGATCATGAGCTACCGGGGCGAGCTCGGCGAGAACAACTGGTGGGCGATCCCGCACGGGATCACGATGGAGCCGCTCCTGCAGACGCTCCGCACGCCGTACCGGATCGTCCGCGAGGTCGACGAGATCGAGCAGGCCGTGGTCGACGCCTACGAGACCGCCTACGCCTCGTACCACCACGCGGCCATCGTCCTCGGCGGAGGTCTGGTCCGATGA
- a CDS encoding NtaA/DmoA family FMN-dependent monooxygenase (This protein belongs to a clade of FMN-dependent monooxygenases, within a broader family of flavin-dependent oxidoreductases, the luciferase-like monooxygenase (LMM) family, some of whose members use coenzyme F420 rather than FMN.), whose protein sequence is MSKRIRLGVFEMMNPSNGMPTWTHPDGRGDDWDRLDYWVDLAKELDAAGFDFLFFADTYGYATLDGRMPDEVAAHGIQFPALDPMLAIAALARETETLGFVVTSPTTVERPYGTARRFATLDRLTGGRIGWNVVTGSSQSTTDELFGVTEQLSHDAKYDAADSFLDTCLRYWEHSWDDDAEVRDRDRGVFADPAKLHRVEVADAHQRSRGIFAVPPTPQRTPVLFQAGTSDRGRAYAARNAEAVFIQGQTIASAAAHVRDIREQAVQGGRHPEDVAVVTGLTVTVAPTRAEAEALRAEYEALLGLDDAAVMFAGITGLDLTGLDPESRVVDLKTDLGQTLVQRYARQNPDMRVGEILDQFRTKAIRGFQITGSPEEVADEIEAIVDGSGIDGIMLEPTFGGPGAYRAFIELVVPILAERGRVGRPEGQTLRERFSGSPRLAPTHRAHRLAARAADDPIIPTHTERDADES, encoded by the coding sequence GTGAGCAAACGAATCCGCCTCGGGGTGTTCGAGATGATGAACCCCTCCAACGGGATGCCGACGTGGACGCATCCGGATGGCCGAGGAGACGACTGGGACCGACTCGATTACTGGGTCGACCTCGCGAAAGAGCTCGACGCCGCGGGGTTCGACTTCCTGTTCTTCGCCGACACCTACGGGTACGCGACGCTGGACGGGCGGATGCCCGACGAGGTCGCGGCGCACGGCATCCAGTTCCCCGCGCTCGACCCGATGCTCGCGATCGCCGCGCTCGCCCGCGAGACCGAGACCCTCGGGTTCGTCGTGACGTCGCCGACCACGGTGGAGCGCCCGTACGGCACCGCCCGCCGGTTCGCCACGCTCGACCGGTTGACCGGCGGACGCATCGGCTGGAACGTCGTCACGGGCAGCTCGCAGTCGACCACCGACGAGCTGTTCGGTGTGACGGAGCAGCTGTCGCACGACGCGAAGTACGACGCCGCCGACTCCTTTCTCGACACGTGCCTGCGCTACTGGGAGCACAGCTGGGACGACGACGCCGAGGTGCGCGACCGCGACCGCGGCGTGTTCGCCGACCCGGCGAAACTGCACCGGGTCGAGGTGGCCGACGCGCACCAGCGCTCGCGCGGGATCTTCGCGGTGCCCCCCACCCCGCAGCGCACCCCCGTGCTGTTCCAGGCGGGCACGTCCGATCGCGGCCGGGCCTACGCCGCGCGGAACGCGGAGGCCGTCTTCATCCAGGGCCAGACCATCGCATCGGCGGCCGCGCACGTTCGCGACATCCGGGAGCAGGCCGTGCAGGGCGGACGCCATCCGGAGGACGTCGCCGTGGTCACCGGCCTGACGGTGACGGTCGCCCCGACCCGCGCCGAGGCCGAGGCGCTGCGCGCGGAGTACGAGGCGCTGCTGGGCCTGGACGACGCGGCCGTCATGTTCGCCGGCATCACGGGGCTCGACCTCACCGGACTCGACCCCGAGTCGCGGGTCGTCGACCTGAAGACCGACCTCGGCCAGACGCTCGTGCAGCGATATGCGCGGCAGAACCCCGACATGCGGGTGGGCGAGATCCTCGACCAGTTCCGCACGAAGGCGATCCGTGGGTTCCAGATCACCGGCTCCCCCGAGGAGGTCGCCGATGAGATCGAAGCGATCGTCGACGGCTCGGGCATCGACGGCATCATGCTGGAGCCGACATTCGGTGGGCCGGGGGCGTATCGCGCGTTCATCGAGCTGGTCGTGCCGATCCTCGCGGAGCGCGGTCGGGTGGGCCGCCCCGAGGGCCAGACCCTCCGCGAGCGGTTCTCGGGCTCCCCGCGGCTCGCTCCCACGCACCGCGCCCACCGCCTCGCCGCCCGCGCGGCCGACGACCCGATCATCCCCACGCACACAGAGAGAGATGCCGATGAGAGCTGA
- a CDS encoding aldehyde dehydrogenase family protein produces MTIDLDRAPLGERAQRFLDDDPGRLLIGGRWIAAASGADFATLDPATGEELARIARGDATDADRAVAAASEALPAWSAMRPADRSRLLWRIADVMEEHLDALAELETLDQGKSLRTSRFGEIPAAINQFRYYAGWPTKILGETIPTSLSRTPEGKEVFAYTRREPVGVVAAIVPWNSPMIMTAMKLAPALAAGCTIVLKPAENTSLTALYLGRLLQEAGVPAGVVNILTGFGAEAGQALVEHRGVAKIAFTGSTAVGKRLVQSASSRLARLTLELGGKSPSIIMPDADLPAAIEGVSRGIFDNGGQVCVASARIYAHRDVYDEVVGGMADAGRRLRLGHGLGAATDLGPLVSAAQAERVAAFVDEGVAEGVTVVTGGERDGAAGTFFTPTVLTDVTADMRLMREEIFGPVAVVTPFDDLDEVVGWANDSDYGLAASVWTEGLSNGHRIAARLQAGTVWVNCHSFLGPELPKGGHKESGWGYENGPQGLENYLETKSVVMVL; encoded by the coding sequence ATGACGATCGACCTCGATCGCGCACCGCTCGGTGAACGCGCCCAGCGCTTCCTCGACGACGATCCCGGACGCCTGCTCATCGGCGGGCGCTGGATCGCCGCCGCGAGCGGGGCCGATTTCGCGACGCTCGACCCGGCGACCGGCGAAGAGCTCGCGCGCATCGCCCGCGGTGACGCGACCGACGCCGACCGCGCCGTCGCCGCCGCATCCGAGGCTCTGCCGGCATGGTCCGCGATGCGGCCCGCCGACCGCTCGCGTCTGCTCTGGCGGATCGCCGACGTCATGGAGGAGCACCTCGACGCCCTCGCCGAGCTCGAGACGCTCGACCAGGGCAAGAGCCTGCGCACCTCGCGGTTCGGTGAGATCCCCGCCGCCATCAACCAGTTCCGGTACTACGCGGGGTGGCCGACCAAGATCCTCGGCGAGACGATCCCGACCTCGCTCTCGCGCACGCCCGAGGGCAAGGAGGTGTTCGCGTACACGCGCCGCGAACCGGTCGGTGTGGTCGCGGCGATCGTGCCGTGGAACTCGCCCATGATCATGACGGCGATGAAGCTCGCACCCGCTCTCGCCGCCGGGTGCACGATCGTGCTGAAACCGGCCGAGAACACCTCGCTCACGGCCCTCTACCTCGGGCGCCTGCTGCAGGAAGCGGGTGTTCCGGCTGGCGTCGTCAACATCCTCACCGGGTTCGGCGCGGAGGCAGGTCAGGCGCTCGTCGAGCACCGCGGCGTCGCGAAGATCGCGTTCACGGGGTCGACGGCCGTCGGAAAGCGGCTCGTGCAGTCCGCATCCTCCCGCCTCGCCCGGCTCACCCTCGAGCTCGGCGGCAAGTCGCCGTCGATCATCATGCCGGATGCGGATCTGCCGGCCGCTATCGAGGGCGTCTCCCGCGGCATCTTCGACAACGGTGGCCAGGTCTGCGTCGCGAGCGCCCGCATCTACGCGCACCGCGACGTGTACGACGAGGTCGTCGGCGGCATGGCCGACGCCGGGCGCAGGCTGCGTCTCGGGCACGGCCTGGGCGCCGCGACCGACCTCGGCCCGCTGGTCAGCGCCGCGCAGGCCGAACGCGTCGCCGCGTTCGTCGACGAGGGCGTGGCCGAAGGGGTGACCGTCGTAACCGGCGGCGAGCGCGACGGCGCGGCCGGCACGTTCTTCACCCCGACCGTCCTCACCGACGTCACCGCCGACATGCGCCTCATGCGCGAAGAGATCTTCGGCCCGGTCGCCGTCGTCACACCCTTCGATGACCTCGACGAGGTCGTCGGCTGGGCGAACGACAGCGACTACGGCCTCGCCGCCAGCGTCTGGACCGAGGGCCTCAGCAACGGCCACCGGATCGCCGCACGACTGCAGGCGGGCACGGTATGGGTGAACTGCCATTCCTTCCTCGGACCCGAGCTGCCCAAGGGCGGCCATAAGGAGTCGGGCTGGGGCTACGAGAACGGCCCGCAGGGGCTGGAGAACTATCTGGAGACGAAATCGGTGGTGATGGTCCTGTGA
- a CDS encoding amidohydrolase family protein — MSHTQLFTPDILVTMDDARTVLTETAVLVIGDTITDIGPRADLLARHPEAEHVDLPNRVLMPGLINAHHHSGMLRGTAEHLPVWEWLRIHIDPMHRVLRPDEAEAAAWLCYAEGLLSGTTTVVDMWRFMDGAARAASALGNRLVSVNYVGEHPEFDYFDTLDDNERMLREWTGAAGGRIMPWVGLEHPFYADAAGQQRAIGMAREYGTGLYTHCSESEIEIADFRDRHGARPMVALERLGFFDVPRAMIAHAVWLDQDEIDLIAARGVGVSHNPVSNMKLASGMAPIAEMLAAGVAVGLGTDGEKENNNLDMFEEMKVASLLGKLRTMDAAAMDSWQVLHMATRGGAAAIGRGDELGAITVGRKADFVAVRTDTPRMTPLLPEGGHANIHHNLVHAVRGSDVDMTVVAGSIVVRDGQLVGADLQELIARVRHLVPGLFARRADWIAAQDELTGLFPH; from the coding sequence ATGAGTCACACCCAGCTGTTCACCCCCGACATCCTCGTCACGATGGACGACGCCCGCACGGTGCTCACCGAAACCGCCGTGCTCGTCATCGGCGACACGATCACCGACATCGGCCCGCGCGCCGACCTGCTCGCGCGCCATCCCGAGGCCGAGCACGTCGACCTGCCGAACCGGGTCCTGATGCCGGGACTGATCAACGCCCACCACCATTCCGGGATGCTGCGCGGCACGGCCGAGCACCTGCCCGTCTGGGAGTGGCTCCGCATCCACATCGACCCGATGCACCGGGTGCTGCGTCCCGACGAGGCCGAGGCCGCCGCGTGGCTCTGCTACGCGGAGGGACTCCTGTCGGGAACGACCACGGTGGTCGACATGTGGCGGTTCATGGATGGCGCGGCGCGCGCCGCATCCGCCCTCGGAAACCGACTCGTCAGCGTCAACTACGTCGGCGAGCACCCCGAGTTCGACTACTTCGACACGCTCGACGACAACGAGCGCATGCTGCGGGAGTGGACGGGCGCCGCCGGCGGTCGCATCATGCCGTGGGTGGGGCTCGAGCATCCGTTCTACGCGGATGCGGCCGGCCAGCAGCGGGCGATCGGCATGGCGCGTGAGTACGGCACCGGCCTGTACACACACTGCAGCGAGTCCGAGATCGAGATCGCCGACTTCCGCGACCGGCACGGCGCGCGGCCGATGGTCGCGCTCGAGCGGCTCGGCTTCTTCGACGTTCCGCGCGCGATGATCGCGCACGCGGTGTGGCTCGATCAGGACGAGATCGACCTGATCGCCGCGCGCGGCGTGGGCGTCTCGCACAACCCGGTCTCGAACATGAAGCTCGCCAGCGGGATGGCCCCGATCGCCGAGATGCTCGCGGCGGGCGTCGCCGTGGGGCTCGGCACCGACGGCGAGAAGGAGAACAACAACCTCGACATGTTCGAGGAGATGAAGGTCGCGTCGCTGCTCGGCAAGCTCCGGACGATGGATGCGGCCGCGATGGATTCGTGGCAGGTTCTGCACATGGCGACCCGGGGCGGGGCGGCGGCGATCGGTCGCGGCGATGAACTCGGCGCGATCACGGTGGGGCGGAAGGCCGACTTCGTCGCCGTCCGCACCGACACCCCCCGGATGACACCGCTGCTGCCGGAGGGCGGCCACGCCAACATCCACCACAACCTCGTCCACGCGGTGCGCGGCTCCGACGTCGACATGACGGTCGTGGCGGGTTCGATCGTCGTGCGGGACGGGCAGCTCGTGGGCGCCGATCTGCAGGAGCTGATCGCCCGCGTCCGCCACCTCGTTCCCGGCCTCTTCGCCCGGCGCGCCGACTGGATCGCCGCGCAGGACGAACTCACCGGGCTCTTCCCCCACTGA
- a CDS encoding ABC transporter substrate-binding protein, giving the protein MASRSFTRIRAAVILAAGVLALSACAGTSSATPASDAATDAGNGELNVQLAWILNEEWSGEFIAEHEGYFADAGFSAVNLIPGPSSGIAELLSGTADVSLTDALSVGAAVANESAPLKVIGATFQKNPFTIASLTEGANITTPEQMVGKKIGVQDSNRAVFNAFLAANDIDQADVDIVPIQYDPAPLTTGEVDGMIAFVTSQSTTIELSGTPVTDLLFADNNLPFVGHVVTATDETIAAHRDALKDFLHAEILGWQDAVADPSEGATLAVDQYGADLGLTLEGSLASATAQAELLVTSAETAENGLFTISDDLQQQTIQSLAAAGYDLDVTDLFDLSLLTELYDENPDLLTAQS; this is encoded by the coding sequence ATGGCATCCCGATCCTTCACCCGCATCCGCGCGGCCGTCATCCTCGCCGCGGGAGTCCTCGCCCTGAGCGCCTGCGCCGGTACGAGCTCCGCGACCCCCGCGAGCGACGCGGCAACCGACGCCGGCAACGGCGAACTCAACGTGCAGCTCGCCTGGATCCTCAACGAGGAGTGGTCGGGCGAGTTCATCGCCGAGCACGAGGGCTACTTCGCAGACGCCGGGTTCTCCGCGGTGAACCTGATCCCCGGTCCCTCCAGCGGAATCGCCGAGCTCCTCAGCGGCACCGCCGACGTGTCGCTGACCGACGCCCTGTCGGTGGGCGCTGCGGTCGCGAACGAGTCGGCCCCCCTCAAGGTCATCGGTGCGACGTTCCAGAAGAATCCCTTCACGATCGCCTCCCTGACCGAGGGCGCGAACATCACCACGCCCGAGCAGATGGTCGGCAAGAAGATCGGCGTGCAGGATTCCAACCGCGCCGTCTTCAACGCGTTCCTCGCGGCGAACGACATCGACCAGGCCGACGTCGACATCGTGCCGATCCAGTACGACCCGGCTCCGCTCACGACCGGCGAGGTCGACGGCATGATCGCGTTCGTGACGAGCCAGTCCACCACGATCGAGCTCTCGGGCACGCCCGTCACCGACCTGCTCTTCGCCGACAACAACCTGCCCTTCGTCGGTCACGTCGTGACGGCGACCGACGAGACCATCGCCGCGCACCGCGACGCCCTGAAGGACTTCCTGCACGCGGAGATCCTCGGATGGCAGGATGCGGTCGCCGACCCGTCCGAGGGCGCGACCCTGGCTGTCGACCAGTACGGCGCCGACCTCGGACTCACGCTCGAGGGGTCCCTCGCGAGCGCGACGGCGCAGGCCGAACTGCTCGTGACCTCCGCCGAGACCGCCGAGAACGGCCTCTTCACCATCTCGGACGACCTGCAGCAGCAGACGATCCAGAGCCTCGCCGCCGCCGGCTACGACCTGGACGTCACGGACCTGTTCGACCTCAGCCTGCTGACCGAGCTCTACGACGAGAACCCCGACCTCCTCACCGCACAGAGCTGA